CTTGACTAGCATGAATCCTGAGAGTCTCGGGATTGACGTCTGATTGGTTCAACAGCATTAGACGATTCAGGAGTAGAAGTCCGTCGTACAGATAGGCAGCGTTTGGCTAATTAAGCATCAAGAATCAAAAGTGTCAACCGCGAGAGAGCTAGTTTACCAACGTTGTCTCGTACATGTCTTCGGAGCATTGCGCCAGAAGATGGCACGTTCGAGACCAGCGATGGAGCCACTCCTGCTTTGTGCCGTTCTCAGAAAACGCTCTGAAAATTCCCAATGCATGAACGTCAGGCGGCAGGAGTCGCCTCACGTCGCCGTGGTACAGAAACTAAACGCAACCCAATATCTAAGACGTTATACTACAGCTAAACGTAAATACTTTTCTGGTAATGTCTTCGGTAAAAATCCAAGAATTTGAGCCCCTCCACTTCGATAGAATCTACAAAGGAAATAGTTGCAAGAGTTAATTATAATTGATACATAGCTAATAGTGAAAAAATTTATCTCACAGTTCTCAAAGTGCGAAAGCAGGATTCGCTAGAACAGTGAACGACAATGACGTTACTCTCACTTCCACGCAGAATCCTATTAGTAGTTAGAGATTGAACTTTGGACACTTCAATACCCCGCAACTGAGTAAGATAGTCTAGATAAAACGTACCAGTAAACGTTGAAATGATATAAACTTCTAATtaccgtcgtcgctttccgtcCACAATTCCACTTTCAGCCAGCCGCGTTGTAGTGCTATGGCCTTCGCAACGCCTACTTGACCCTCAACCGAGTGGCCCATCCCAAAGGATAGGGAAGAGTCCTTGAAGGAGACCACAGGAAATGAAAGCTGACGAGATTTTTGCTGCAGACATTGTGGCACAAGATAAATGACGCCCGACGATTCGAGAAACGCTTAAATTAAAGCGTTAGCGAACATATCGCTTTGCATATAAAGTACCTTTGCTGCATTTGCCTTCGACGCCTGTGACAGAAACGTTTCCAACGTTCGGATTGAATTCCTGAACGCCGTTGATAATGGTTTTCACAAAGGCGccggaaagaaaagaactcGTCTTTTCTGCAACGAAAAACATGCAACGCtatttgctttcttttctcagtgATGAATTACCCAGGGAAGCGCATCTAAGAGGCTCAATATTATATAGAACGGCAAGGAACCATGCAACAAAGAGCGACATTAGCATTTCGTTACCACGTCAGAGCCAAACGGAGAAATGTGAAACTGTTGCAAGTGCGAGCCCCCTTTATACTAAGTCTTCATCATGCGTGCATAAGCAAACTTGCGTCACGTTAGAGTGAATACATAATTAACAGATAAGCCACAAACGCGACACCGGCACGCAGAATTTAGAAATCCGCTCATGACTACAATTAGCTCTCTAAACTGCGTCATGGCAGAACTACGGAACAGAATATATTCGTTTGATCAGACAAAATCATCGCAGGCTCTCGGCAGTCGCGTACCGGTTAGACTAACCGGAGCAAGGTCCTCTGTATTCGCCTGCTCCGAGCCCGACCTAAATACAGCCCGTCAATACGTGTATGCGTGACCCATGCCCGCGTGAAGAGCGGAAACAAAGTGTCGACAGGACTTTGAACGTATTGTTTCTATCCTGTTTGACCTCCACTCTATTTTAGCCACTTGGCTTTGCTTTGGGGACTAGGGCTACATACAGTACCGATGGCATTGGCACTGTCATCGAGAAAGTTTCTTCGCAATTTTGTGCTTTACAATAAGACATCGGCAAAAATTTGTTCGGGACTCACATTAGAATAATGCTAGCATCGGCATCTCTACTGAGGAGCATAAGTCCCGGCCACGAAGCTAGCAAGTGCATAGAACCCGGTCGCCGAGCGAAATCATGCAGGTAAGCGATGGAGTTAATTAAGCTATACTTTGCACGTCAAGCAAGTACTAAAGCTAGCATGAAGCTAGTAAATAATTAAGCTCACCTCCTCTTCATACCGTAGCGTTGCCAGGTCAATGATAAATTCTCTACCAGAGATGATGCCTGTTGTGCTCCTtggaaagcgtcgtcgcgcaatATCGGTATTTGACTGTCAACTTAGTCAGGCTAGTGACATTCCAATTCCCATTGAAGACTCAAAAAAGTCTTTTAAACGCGAGACAGCTAGCAAACGCATGATGACTATACAGTAGCTTCGTATGCTACTACATTACTTACTCTATTTCTAGACTAGATAGGCTGCCTTCGACTGATCAAGTtcatgacgaagaaaagaacattTAGTTCTGCGTCAATATTCCTGCCAGCACCACAACTGCAAAGCTAAAGCTATAAACTTGAGAAAGGACTGACTTTCGCTGCTTCAagataaaagaaagaaactctgagatcttctttcgctaaaaattcttttattCAATTAGCCAATCGATGCAGAAAGCGTTGAATTGCAACGATTGCTGCACTATAAGCATAGAGAATTGTtccgaaaacgaaatattCTCCTACTGTACCACTTCAGCAGTAGCAAACAGTCAAACGAccgttattgattttaaaTATTACGCTATGCTATTGGTGCATGCACTACTGTAAATGCAGGAGCTACGCTGTACATACCGTCCAAAATATCACGCCAGCTAAAGCAACTGTCAATTAACACGGCTTTTCATTAAAATCTTAAGGAGAGCTAGCTAGCAAAAtggagacaaagaaacattTCTCCGTTGTGGTACTAACTGCGCAAAATTCAAAGGAAGCGGAGAAGGATTAATTGGATGAAGTGGGAAAACCAGCGCCGCTAATGAAATACTGCAGTAGAATTATTAGTGTCTCAATGGTTGGAAAGGACAAAGTGCGTGAAAACGGTCGGAAAGGACATCCGAAGGAGGTTGCGAGAGCCCGACACGTGCACTATAGATAGCACAAAGCACCTCCTCCTTCGCTCATCCGTATGATCCGGCAAGGACGAGTGGCCCGAGTCCAGTTGATCAAGTCGTTATTGGCTGTGTGAAATCCCCCTTTGCAATCAAAATACATCTTTCGGGAGTGTGACGAGAACCACGGGAAATAGCACTCGCGCCCTCCGCCTTAGTTACACTTCCTGTAAAGCTTGTGTTTGAGACAACGTTCTTTTTAGCCTTACGAAAGAGAACCTTGAAGCGGCGAACCACCAAGCTGCTGGATTTAGCACATGCAGACAAACTCTTGTAAGACTCTCTCcgtgttagcgcgcgcataGCGTCACCACTTGACTATCTCCTAAGATCCGTGCTAGGATCTATCTCTTCTACACAACCAAGGGACAACCTGCGCTGATTTAGAAAAAGCCAGACACACGTTTTGAATCTTTGTTGCTCACAACGCTATTCTTACGCTCCTCCTTGTTGTGGACGATTTATAGAAACGGATTTCCTGTgtagtgacgtcaggagGTATTAGAGGGTGACGGGCTTGACGTCAATAAAGCTATTATTGAATAGCCAAAGAGAGCGAGTCGATTGAACGGCCGGAACAGTGGCCAGGAAAAGGGGACAATCGACGGTTGCGCTCAGCAGTGAGGCAATCGTTATTGTCCGAAGAATCTTCTTTAGGAAAATTCTTTGAAGAGCAGCCAACGACGCCCACACCTAAAACAATAAACTCGCCCACCGTGTTAGTCGTGCTAAAATCGCCGGACTTGCTTCATACGCTGTCGGGCATGTACCGCACTGCAAATCTATCGAAAACCGATCGCGACAAAATGACAATTCCGTAACCCTGCTCAAAATTAGACAACTTTCGAGTATAGCGTGAGGCACGCTTACAGGAAAGATATTGCAGGATACGAATCAAAACGTATCGGTCGCTTGGAGGGGCTCCTTGGATATGGAGCGCGATCAGTACCAAAAATCACGTGAAGCCGGTCGCGGATTGCACCTTTTGTTCGTGAAAGTATCGACCTTGAATTTGTCCATGCACGTCTTCGAAATCCAATAACGATAGTGATTGTAAAAGCTCTATGCTGAGCGCTTTTGTCAGGTAGAGGTGATTCATTCGTGCAGCTCCAAATTTTAATCGATGGCCTTTGACAGAGAGACTGGAACCCGCATGTAGGAATGAACTGTGCGTGAAAACGGTCGGAAAGGACATCCGAAGGAGGTTGCGAGAGCCCGACACATGCACTATAGATATAGCACAAAGCACCTCCTCCTGTTGTGTTAACGATTGGCGACTTCGCTCTCTCTCATCCGTATGGAGGATCAGAGCGGTAAACCGCCCTAGGGAGGTCCATAACCTCCCTAGGGCGGCTTATGCTAGGGCGGTTATGGGTCCATAACCCACCTTGGGCGGTTATactaattgattaattgagtCATTACCGTTATATATAGCAACTCCTCGTAAAAAAGTAAAAAGAGTGAATTTGAACTACCTACCCTAAAACGCGCTCCTACCTCCGCATGGAGGACTCTGCACACCGATCTAGCGCTTTGCAACGGTTTTATTTACGAGGTCGAGATATAAGTGGTCCAAGAGGGGCGATATGGGATTTATCGCCCCGGCACCCGAGTGACTCCGAGAGTAGGAGGGTACATGTGGGTAGCTGGGTCTTTTACATTGGTATTGGGACACTATCCGTGCATGAATATGCCGGCCTATACAGCTTTATTtacgatttaattaaagtcaGTTTGATGCCGGTCTGTTCTAATATGTGTGTTTTGTCCAAACTTGATGTGCACAAAATTAGATAAAGACTGCCAGAAAAGGATATCTACACGTTTTTGCGACTCTCTCTCGCCTAGTAATCTAGCCAGCATCAGAGCCCTAGATAAAGCATGATTTATCTAGGGCTCTGGCCAGCATCGCgcagtgacgtcagcgtCGTTGCGTCACACAGAAAATTAGACCGAAAATCCCACGTCTGTTTTAATTTCAAGTCTTCTACAGTAGCCTCAAAAACCACAGCACAAGTGTCACGTCAGTGTCAAGATCTCTGTTTCTGCACGAGCCCGGATCGTAAAAGTCTGATATGTTCCCTTCATCTCAGTGCGCGAACGAGAGCGTCTTTGTCCGGTTTCCGTCGCCCAATACATCGCAGCAATTCTTCTCGTGGCTAACATATAAAAGCGTAACAAATAGGTGGATCAGCTTAACGGTTTGTATAATGTGTGCGCTTTCGGTCATCTGCAATGCGGCTGTCATTGCGTGGAGGTGCAAACAGAGAAGAGGATcaatcgtctcctttctcATAGTAAATCTAGCTGTAGCCGATTGTGCTATTGCCGCAGCAAAGATGTTTTTCCTCGCGGCGCTGCTGACGTCTAACAGTTGGTGTCAAGCTGTGGACACCGTTCTTTCGAGCCTTTGCTTCATCGGCTACTTGATTTTTCACTTGTCAAGTAAGATGAACTCCCTCATTTTGGTAACTGTGGCACTCGTTGAGTTGAAAGAGCTGTGCAATTGTTTCAGTATCAGGCAAGATATAATGaaatttttgattatttctCTTGTCTGTTTGGAATGGCTCTTGATGGCGTTGTACACTGGATTCACGGCTAAAAGGTACTTCGACGAACTGTTTACAGATGAAAATAATAAGACGATTAATTGGAATTCTTGTTGGTCCGCTTCGACCGACGGACCCTACGGCACTCACAAGACTTCCGATGTTCTTTTCATTTCCGTGAGCTCGTCGTTGGTTTTTCTGAGTATCATTGCCTATGCCGTTATTCTGATTCATTTATTTCGAAAGAGAAGGCACTTGTCAGTTGAGACTGAAAGAAATGAGAGGTTTTACAATCAGTTGCGATTTCGACTTTCGGTTATCATGCTTGTAAATGGAATTTTGATcttgtttctttttgcttggGATGGCTATGCCATGAGCCATCGTGAAAATTACAGTTCGTTCGCAGATAACAGGAATGTTAGAGCCTTGTATACTGCAACTATTATTACCGTGCCACTGATTTCGCTTGTGAATCCATTTCTCTACACCTTCTTCTCAAAGTCATTTCTGAGAAAGCTGAGCCAACTTATCCATATGCGTTGCTGCAAAGTACGGAGTCGGTCTTTTGCAAGGGACACAAGCAGAACGTCTTTAGTCGATGAGCAGACAGCTTTATTTACGGAATCTTCTCGGAGTACTACACTGTACTAATCAGTGCATGCAGCACTGCCGATGTTACCTGAATTTTTGTGACAAAAAGAATGACATCATAACATTGGAGCTTCCTTTGCAAATAGGCTTGTacttttttcgttcttttgaaACGTTTTACGTGTCTAGTAGTCTTTTCAAATGCGCGTATGACAGGGCTTAGATCAGTCACCGTGACAATGTCTACGGTGTCTCCATCGGTCCCTTCTCAACACTTGAAATAGCGCGGCCGAGATCACACTAGTCCCAGGTGAATAGAGGCAAGATAccaaaacgtcgaaaaatgATCGCGAGTCGGAGAGAAATCGTCAAACGTCCAGTCGCGATTCACGAGCGAACGTTATCCGGGAGGCAGTGACGTAACTATATACGCAGCCCCGTGTCTGGCCTGTGTGTCGCATTCGACCCccttttttgcttttcagcGACGTACGCTACACGGCTCGAATTACGCTCTACGTACGCGTGATGCACTGGATCACTCCGACTCCTTCACGTGATACTGTTTTTGGGAAAGTAACCGCTTCGAACTCTCCGCGTTTTTTTCGATATCTTTGCAAGTTTTGGACTCAGTTACCGATTCTGGTAGGTATAGCTTACAGGCGTCACACTACTGTACTGGTATAATTGAGGAAGTGTctaatcgatttttttttcgaggtACAGTGTGGGCTAGGCTACCGTAGAGTTCACTAGAAAAAGTACAGTTGGAGATGCGTGTCTCTGTTACAGGGTTGTAAATGATgtcatgtgacgtcacctggCATCCTCTAATATAATTTTTGCTGAAACCGTATGCTTGTCGCGTTGACCTTTTAACTATAAGCCTGTGTTCCTGCGCGAAATACCATTTGGAGGcgaatttgttttttatttttgtcaTACAAATGCTGTTGcataagaaaaaatgagGGAGAAGTTCAGTATAGTTGTCCTTCTCATTTCTGTTTATAAgttctttcaatttttctgctATGACTACCAGGCCTGATCCATGGGAAAAGTACGTGCGGCCATGCCTGCCAGAGCTCATACGGAGATTAAAGGTGGACAGCATTCTTGATGTGCTGTTTGCCAAGTATCTGATTTCACGTCAGGAGTATGATGCAATTCAAAGCAAGCCAActcgtgaagaaaaaactcgCTATCTGATTATCAATTGCCTCATGATAACCTCAGAGAATTCCTACAGGGGCTTTCTTTCCGTGTTGAAGGAATGCGAGTCATGCAAAGAGTTagcgtctcttctttctgcaaaGGAGCAGGAATTCATGCAAACGGCTATGGGTGCCGGAAGCTTAGAAACCAAACCGACAAAAGCACTGGCACCTATTCCTAATGACCTTGATACTACTGATGAATACCGTTCTTCTCGTTCAAATGCACGCAAACGAAAGAGCACGGATGCTCCTCTTCCTGGTTTCCAACCGTGGGAGACATCAAAGAAATTTAGATCAGATCCGTTAATGACTCCTTCTACACAAGCTCAGCAAGACGTAGCTTTGCCAAGAAAAACCGAGGTTGCTCTAGTTCGACCGCCGGAGGGTTTGTTGAAACGAGACACAGTCACAGTTTTTGTTTCTCGT
The Oscarella lobularis chromosome 3, ooOscLobu1.1, whole genome shotgun sequence DNA segment above includes these coding regions:
- the LOC136184507 gene encoding uncharacterized protein translates to MFPSSQCANESVFVRFPSPNTSQQFFSWLTYKSVTNRWISLTVCIMCALSVICNAAVIAWRCKQRRGSIVSFLIVNLAVADCAIAAAKMFFLAALLTSNSWCQAVDTVLSSLCFIGYLIFHLSSKMNSLILVTVALVELKELCNCFSIRQDIMKFLIISLVCLEWLLMALYTGFTAKRYFDELFTDENNKTINWNSCWSASTDGPYGTHKTSDVLFISVSSSLVFLSIIAYAVILIHLFRKRRHLSVETERNERFYNQLRFRLSVIMLVNGILILFLFAWDGYAMSHRENYSSFADNRNVRALYTATIITVPLISLVNPFLYTFFSKSFLRKLSQLIHMRCCKVRSRSFARDTSRTSLVDEQTALFTESSRSTTLY